One stretch of Sinomonas terrae DNA includes these proteins:
- a CDS encoding RsmB/NOP family class I SAM-dependent RNA methyltransferase: MAGGSGPVGGRRGNSGQRDGGQGDHGQGRGGREHGQRRNEQGRERNRGGSAPRRFSQQAPSQRSRTADSSRLVAFEVLRAVSRDDAYANLVLPARIRHHHLDRRDAAFATELAYGALRGQGMYDAILARCVDRPLDRLDPAVLDVLRLGAHQLLAMRVPPHAALNQTVALARAVVGAGPGSLVNAVLRRASGQSLGEWLDGLTAGADETEAAAIRHAHPSWIVRALRQSLVAHGRPSAEIEALLEADNAAPVVNLVALPGIGSLEEALEEGATLGELVEDSALSSGGDLGRWSSVRNGTLRVQDVGSQLVARAVAAVPVTQQGVAASANERWLDLCAGPGGKAALLGALAEERGAFLLANEPAEHRADLVRQALRPVPGEAWSVRTGDGRTLAPELQGTFSRVIVDVPCSGLGALRRRPESRWRRTPEDIAELGPLQRELLDAAIDAAAPGGVVGYVTCSPHPAETVAVVEDALRRRTDIEELDAAEALDTVALRPLGAGHERTAQLWPHVHGTDAMFLALFRKRPALGGPTDAPSKES; this comes from the coding sequence ATGGCGGGTGGATCCGGCCCGGTAGGCGGACGTCGCGGCAATTCGGGTCAGCGCGACGGCGGCCAGGGCGACCACGGACAGGGGCGAGGCGGCCGAGAGCACGGCCAACGCCGGAACGAGCAGGGCCGCGAGCGGAACAGGGGAGGCTCGGCCCCCCGTCGCTTCAGCCAGCAGGCTCCGAGCCAGCGGTCCCGGACGGCAGACTCCAGCAGGCTCGTCGCCTTCGAGGTGCTGCGCGCGGTCTCCCGGGATGACGCGTACGCGAACCTCGTGCTGCCTGCCCGGATCCGCCACCATCACCTCGATCGCCGGGACGCAGCGTTCGCGACCGAGCTTGCCTACGGGGCGCTTCGCGGTCAGGGGATGTATGACGCGATTCTCGCCCGCTGCGTAGACCGCCCGCTCGACCGGCTCGACCCGGCCGTGCTTGACGTCCTGCGACTGGGAGCACACCAGCTCCTTGCGATGCGGGTTCCTCCACATGCCGCGCTCAACCAGACGGTCGCCCTCGCCCGCGCCGTCGTGGGTGCCGGGCCCGGGTCCCTCGTGAACGCCGTGCTGCGGCGCGCCAGCGGGCAGAGCCTCGGGGAATGGCTCGATGGGCTGACTGCGGGCGCGGACGAGACGGAGGCGGCTGCTATCCGCCACGCCCACCCCTCATGGATCGTTCGGGCACTGCGCCAGTCGCTCGTCGCCCACGGGCGCCCCTCCGCCGAGATCGAGGCCCTGCTCGAGGCCGACAACGCGGCCCCCGTCGTCAACCTCGTGGCCCTCCCAGGGATCGGCAGCCTTGAAGAGGCACTCGAGGAAGGTGCCACGCTCGGAGAGCTCGTCGAGGATTCTGCGCTCTCGTCTGGTGGCGACCTGGGACGATGGTCCTCCGTGCGGAACGGCACCCTACGCGTGCAGGACGTGGGCTCGCAGTTGGTTGCCCGCGCCGTCGCGGCCGTGCCCGTCACGCAACAGGGGGTTGCGGCCAGCGCCAACGAGCGCTGGCTTGATCTGTGCGCCGGCCCCGGTGGAAAAGCCGCGCTCCTAGGCGCCCTCGCCGAGGAGCGGGGGGCCTTCCTGCTTGCCAACGAACCGGCGGAGCACCGCGCGGACCTCGTGCGGCAGGCCCTCAGGCCTGTGCCGGGCGAGGCGTGGTCCGTTCGCACAGGTGACGGCCGGACCCTCGCTCCCGAGCTCCAGGGCACCTTCTCTCGCGTCATCGTGGACGTGCCGTGCAGCGGACTCGGCGCACTGCGCCGTCGACCCGAGTCCCGTTGGCGCAGAACCCCGGAGGACATCGCCGAACTCGGGCCACTCCAGCGGGAGCTGCTCGACGCGGCGATCGATGCCGCCGCGCCCGGGGGCGTCGTCGGCTACGTGACGTGCTCCCCACATCCGGCCGAGACCGTCGCCGTCGTCGAGGACGCCCTGCGCCGTCGCACGGACATCGAGGAGCTCGACGCCGCTGAGGCCCTCGACACCGTCGCCCTCCGCCCGCTTGGCGCGGGCCACGAGCGGACCGCGCAGCTCTGGCCCCACGTCCATGGCACGGACGCGATGTTCCTCGCCCTCTTCCGCAAGCGCCCCGCCCTCGGCGGACCGACCGACGCACCCAGCAAGGAGTCCTGA
- the fmt gene encoding methionyl-tRNA formyltransferase produces MRVLFAGTPAVAIPSLDRLARTDEAGDRSFELVGVLTRPDAPIGRKRVLTPSPVAGRAAELGLPVIKAARITPEVTSELASLAPDVAAIVAYGGLVPRSALAVPRYGWVNLHFSLLPEWRGAAPVQHAVIHGDDVVGASTFRLEEGLDTGPVYGTMAVTPRPDATAGDLLAELAESGAGLLARTLEGIEEGSLVPRPQDGQPTYAPKLSLDDGRLDWGQPALALERRARGVTPEPGAWTLLDGQRIKLEPPKLRPDVEGLERGVLSWDGKVLLVGTATHALELVRVQPAGKKMMAAADWARGAGNPDGLRFG; encoded by the coding sequence GTGAGGGTTCTCTTCGCGGGGACCCCGGCAGTCGCGATCCCGTCCCTCGACCGCCTGGCGCGCACGGACGAGGCCGGAGACAGGAGCTTCGAGCTCGTTGGAGTCTTGACTCGCCCAGACGCTCCCATAGGCCGCAAGCGGGTCCTCACGCCGTCGCCGGTCGCGGGCCGTGCCGCGGAGCTTGGTCTGCCAGTCATCAAGGCCGCGCGGATAACGCCGGAAGTCACTTCAGAGCTCGCCTCGCTCGCACCCGACGTGGCCGCGATTGTGGCCTACGGGGGCCTCGTGCCCCGCTCTGCGCTCGCGGTGCCGCGCTACGGCTGGGTCAACCTGCATTTTTCCCTGCTCCCCGAGTGGCGCGGTGCGGCTCCCGTGCAGCATGCGGTCATCCACGGCGACGACGTCGTCGGTGCTTCGACCTTCCGGCTTGAGGAGGGCCTCGACACCGGTCCCGTCTACGGGACGATGGCTGTGACGCCTCGCCCGGATGCGACGGCCGGCGACCTGCTGGCAGAGCTTGCCGAGAGCGGCGCCGGCCTTCTGGCACGGACGCTCGAGGGGATCGAGGAGGGAAGCCTCGTTCCCCGGCCGCAGGACGGCCAGCCGACCTACGCACCCAAGCTCTCCCTCGACGACGGCCGCCTCGACTGGGGCCAGCCAGCTCTCGCCCTCGAGCGCCGCGCCCGCGGCGTCACCCCGGAGCCGGGCGCCTGGACCCTGCTCGATGGGCAGCGGATCAAGCTTGAGCCTCCGAAGCTTCGCCCCGACGTCGAGGGCCTCGAGCGAGGAGTCCTCTCGTGGGACGGCAAGGTGCTGCTCGTCGGGACGGCGACGCACGCCCTCGAACTCGTTCGGGTGCAGCCGGCAGGGAAGAAGATGATGGCCGCGGCTGACTGGGCTCGCGGCGCCGGGAACCCCGACGGATTGAGGTTCGGATGA
- the def gene encoding peptide deformylase translates to MAILPIRIIGDPVLRTPADPVTVFGPELERLVADMMETMEDVDGAGLAAPQVGVGQRVFTYQIDGQRGHLVNPVLTLSDDFQDDVVEGCLSIPGVAFPVRRRRAVQARGYDLHGNPVEVAAEGMLARAFQHETDHLDGVLFVDRLEGDDRRAAQRSIRALDYSSVASETVTKRAGHVGSAFGTGTSFGGSSFSGPSSQGAGATA, encoded by the coding sequence ATGGCAATCCTGCCCATCCGGATCATCGGCGACCCCGTGCTGCGCACGCCCGCGGACCCCGTGACCGTTTTCGGGCCGGAACTCGAGCGTCTCGTCGCGGACATGATGGAGACCATGGAGGACGTCGACGGTGCGGGTCTTGCCGCACCCCAGGTCGGGGTGGGGCAGCGAGTCTTCACCTATCAGATCGATGGTCAGCGGGGGCACCTCGTGAACCCTGTTCTCACGCTGTCCGACGACTTTCAGGACGACGTCGTCGAGGGATGCCTGAGCATTCCCGGCGTGGCGTTCCCTGTCCGACGCCGCCGTGCTGTCCAGGCGCGAGGCTACGACCTCCACGGCAATCCGGTGGAGGTCGCGGCCGAAGGGATGCTGGCGAGAGCCTTCCAGCACGAGACAGATCACCTCGACGGTGTCCTGTTCGTCGATCGGCTCGAGGGGGATGACCGACGTGCGGCCCAGCGCTCGATCCGTGCACTCGACTATTCGAGCGTCGCAAGCGAGACCGTCACGAAGCGGGCCGGACACGTCGGCTCTGCGTTCGGCACGGGCACGTCGTTCGGAGGCAGCTCTTTCAGCGGTCCGTCGTCACAGGGCGCGGGGGCCACCGCGTGA
- a CDS encoding cytochrome, which produces MTVPGLAAESPNGLGRMYRRSLSADPSVPSITTVIAQQPLDLDGWRSYMAARHLADHPELRTALDSPARIRQLVRTAVDASEEYARAAAQRGDRVHAFAEQLALRELGRAHQLAEARDLLRSHGEEGFAVSVERWWESFGVEPIAAEQTVWNTSLGYAGTLDLVARINGRICLVDYKTKGTTRDGRVKPPDEKVAMQLVAGMKAEESVLDPAAGEWEPWKYGEDPLLIAVAVGETEFAAVRVNPEVRRHHWVTFCGLRRVWEARVEVAAAGRTLLPLPPPPPPRVQLTSEPLPTTPPPSVETVGD; this is translated from the coding sequence ATGACAGTTCCCGGCCTTGCCGCAGAATCTCCGAACGGCCTCGGCAGGATGTACCGGCGCTCCCTTTCAGCCGATCCGAGCGTTCCCTCCATCACCACCGTCATCGCCCAGCAACCGCTGGACTTGGACGGATGGCGCAGCTACATGGCCGCTCGCCATCTTGCCGACCATCCCGAGCTCCGGACAGCGCTCGACAGTCCTGCCCGGATCCGACAGCTGGTGCGCACGGCCGTCGACGCCTCGGAGGAATACGCCCGTGCTGCTGCCCAGCGCGGGGACCGCGTCCACGCGTTCGCCGAGCAGCTGGCACTCCGGGAGCTCGGGCGTGCGCACCAACTCGCTGAGGCGCGCGATCTCCTTCGATCGCATGGCGAGGAGGGCTTCGCGGTCAGCGTCGAGCGGTGGTGGGAGAGCTTCGGCGTCGAGCCCATCGCTGCGGAGCAGACGGTCTGGAATACGTCGCTAGGCTACGCGGGCACCCTGGACCTCGTGGCGCGGATCAATGGAAGAATCTGCCTCGTCGACTACAAGACGAAGGGAACGACCAGGGATGGTCGCGTGAAACCACCGGACGAGAAGGTCGCGATGCAGCTCGTCGCCGGGATGAAGGCCGAAGAGAGTGTCCTCGACCCGGCCGCAGGGGAGTGGGAGCCGTGGAAGTACGGCGAGGACCCTCTGCTCATCGCGGTCGCCGTAGGCGAGACCGAGTTCGCTGCCGTCCGAGTCAACCCCGAGGTTCGCCGCCACCACTGGGTCACGTTCTGCGGACTGCGCCGTGTATGGGAGGCGCGAGTCGAGGTTGCCGCTGCGGGCCGGACTCTTCTGCCACTGCCTCCTCCACCACCACCGCGTGTCCAGCTGACGAGTGAGCCGCTGCCCACCACACCTCCGCCTTCTGTGGAGACCGTCGGCGACTAG
- the zapE gene encoding cell division protein ZapE: MPLSGPRRTDSLATVTHLTTRTPKVSVDELLAGFHPSPRFGEVSFESYRPDPAQPSQAAAVRSLQDFGASIDGARSSGGLFSRLFGGNGSKVKTRAGVYLDGGFGVGKTHLLASLWHTSPGPKAFGTFVEYTNLVGALSFRKTVDALSSYRLVCIDEFELDDPGDTVLMSRLMRELADAGVKLAATSNTLPGALGEGRFAAVDFQREIQVLADQFDVVRIDGEDYRHRGLPAAPAPVRPDELDSRINAEFDGGLVAVDDFGALMKHLAGVHPSRYRQLIDGIDGVVWKDVHTIEEQAVALRFVVLADRLYDKDVPILASGVPFDQLFSEEMMAGGYLKKYFRAVSRLTALAREAQTSELS, encoded by the coding sequence ATGCCCCTTTCGGGCCCGAGACGGACGGATTCCTTGGCGACTGTCACACACCTGACCACCCGCACGCCCAAAGTGTCCGTGGACGAACTCTTGGCTGGCTTTCACCCCTCACCGCGCTTCGGCGAAGTCTCCTTCGAGAGCTATCGGCCAGACCCTGCCCAGCCCTCGCAGGCGGCAGCCGTCAGGTCGCTTCAGGACTTCGGCGCATCGATCGACGGCGCCCGAAGCAGCGGAGGGCTCTTCTCCCGGCTCTTCGGGGGAAACGGAAGCAAGGTCAAGACCCGCGCCGGCGTCTACCTCGACGGTGGCTTCGGGGTGGGGAAGACCCACCTCCTCGCGTCGCTCTGGCACACTTCGCCCGGCCCCAAGGCGTTCGGAACGTTCGTCGAATACACGAATCTCGTCGGGGCGCTGTCGTTCCGCAAGACCGTCGACGCGCTGAGCTCGTACCGGCTTGTGTGCATCGACGAATTCGAACTCGACGATCCGGGCGACACCGTGCTCATGTCCCGGCTGATGCGGGAACTGGCGGACGCGGGCGTCAAGCTTGCGGCCACCTCGAATACGCTTCCCGGCGCCCTCGGCGAAGGCCGGTTTGCGGCCGTCGACTTCCAGCGCGAGATCCAGGTCCTCGCGGACCAGTTCGACGTCGTGCGGATCGATGGCGAGGACTATCGGCACCGCGGCCTTCCCGCAGCGCCTGCGCCCGTTCGCCCGGATGAGCTTGACTCGCGGATCAACGCCGAGTTCGACGGCGGACTCGTCGCCGTCGACGACTTCGGTGCCCTCATGAAGCACCTCGCGGGCGTCCACCCGAGCCGTTACCGGCAGCTCATCGACGGGATCGACGGCGTCGTCTGGAAGGACGTGCACACCATCGAGGAGCAGGCCGTGGCGCTTCGGTTCGTCGTCCTTGCGGATCGCCTCTACGACAAGGACGTTCCGATCCTCGCTTCCGGCGTCCCCTTCGACCAGCTCTTCAGCGAGGAGATGATGGCGGGCGGGTACCTGAAGAAGTATTTCCGCGCCGTCTCCCGTCTCACCGCCCTCGCCCGGGAAGCGCAGACGAGCGAGCTTTCCTGA
- a CDS encoding sulfurtransferase yields MSYPLDTNEKFAAYAHPERLVSTEWLAAQLADGALEGGKLAVVESDEDVLLYETGHIPGAVKIDWHTDLNDEVARDYVDGPAFAKLLASKGISRDTTVVIYGDKSNWWAAYALWVFTLFGHEDVRLLDGGRDKWIAEGRELTTDVPTPIEGDYPVVERNDAPIRAFKDDVLAHLGKPLIDVRSADEYTGKRTHMPAYPEEGALRGGHIPTAASIPWGRAAAEDGTYRSRQELEDLYLGEAGLTAGDEVVAYCRIGERSSHTWFALKYLLGFDNVRNYDGSWTEWGNAVRVPIVKGEERGSWPLS; encoded by the coding sequence ATGAGCTACCCTCTCGACACGAACGAGAAGTTCGCTGCCTACGCCCACCCCGAGCGCCTCGTCTCGACGGAGTGGCTCGCTGCCCAGCTCGCCGATGGCGCGCTCGAGGGCGGCAAGCTTGCGGTCGTCGAGTCCGACGAGGACGTTCTGCTCTACGAGACGGGCCACATCCCGGGTGCCGTCAAGATCGACTGGCATACCGACCTTAACGATGAGGTTGCCCGCGACTACGTCGACGGCCCTGCGTTCGCGAAGCTCCTCGCATCGAAGGGCATCTCCCGCGACACGACGGTCGTGATCTACGGCGACAAGTCGAACTGGTGGGCGGCCTACGCCCTCTGGGTCTTCACGCTCTTCGGCCACGAGGACGTCCGCCTCCTCGACGGCGGCCGTGACAAGTGGATCGCCGAGGGCCGCGAGCTCACGACCGACGTGCCGACCCCGATCGAGGGTGACTACCCCGTCGTCGAGCGCAACGACGCTCCGATCCGCGCCTTCAAGGACGACGTCCTCGCACACCTCGGCAAGCCGCTCATCGACGTCCGCTCCGCTGACGAGTACACCGGCAAGCGCACCCACATGCCTGCCTACCCTGAGGAAGGCGCGCTGCGTGGCGGTCACATCCCGACCGCGGCATCGATCCCCTGGGGCCGCGCTGCGGCCGAGGACGGCACCTACAGGTCGCGTCAGGAGCTCGAGGACCTGTACCTCGGCGAAGCGGGACTCACCGCTGGAGACGAAGTGGTTGCGTACTGCCGCATCGGCGAGCGCTCGAGCCACACGTGGTTCGCCCTCAAGTACCTCCTCGGCTTCGACAACGTCCGCAACTACGACGGCTCCTGGACGGAGTGGGGAAATGCGGTGCGGGTTCCGATTGTTAAGGGTGAAGAACGAGGCAGCTGGCCGCTCTCCTAG
- a CDS encoding SufE family protein, translating to MTTNTTIPAPLGEIIDEFQGLEERERLQLLLEFAQSLPELPDRYQNHPERLEQVVECQSPVFITIETEPGTDGASQVVRLFLTAPKEAPTTRGFASILFEGLDGLTAGEILAVPDDIAHELGLDRAVSPLRLRGMTAMLVRIKRKVAGECHLGQTA from the coding sequence ATGACGACGAATACTACGATCCCCGCCCCCCTCGGCGAGATCATCGACGAGTTCCAAGGGCTTGAAGAGCGTGAGCGCCTTCAGCTGCTGCTCGAGTTCGCCCAGTCGCTCCCCGAGCTGCCGGACCGTTACCAGAACCACCCGGAGCGCCTCGAGCAGGTGGTGGAGTGCCAGTCGCCGGTGTTCATCACGATCGAGACCGAGCCTGGAACCGACGGCGCTTCGCAGGTTGTGCGGCTCTTCCTGACCGCTCCCAAGGAGGCTCCGACGACGCGTGGCTTCGCAAGCATCCTCTTCGAGGGCCTGGACGGCCTGACTGCGGGCGAGATCCTCGCAGTTCCTGACGACATCGCCCATGAGCTCGGTCTCGACCGGGCTGTCTCGCCCCTGCGCCTCCGCGGAATGACGGCGATGCTGGTCCGCATCAAGCGCAAGGTGGCGGGCGAGTGCCATCTGGGCCAGACGGCCTGA
- the ybaK gene encoding Cys-tRNA(Pro) deacylase — protein sequence MAKRPRAAKPFSAGGPGTLATAALDAAGVPYTAHPYEHDPSASSYGLEAADVLGIAPERVFKTLMVDVAGKLCVAVVPVSGSLDLKAAAAAFGAKKASMADPVAAERRTGYVLGGISPLGQRQVSPTAIDESALDHETILVSGGRRGFDIELAPADLVRLTSASVVQLRCH from the coding sequence GTGGCCAAACGGCCTCGAGCGGCCAAGCCCTTCTCGGCAGGTGGCCCAGGAACGCTCGCGACGGCGGCCCTGGACGCTGCTGGCGTTCCCTACACTGCGCATCCTTACGAGCATGACCCCTCTGCCTCGAGCTACGGCCTGGAGGCCGCTGATGTCCTCGGCATTGCTCCCGAACGGGTCTTCAAGACGCTCATGGTGGACGTCGCAGGGAAGCTGTGTGTCGCCGTCGTGCCTGTGAGCGGCAGTTTGGACCTCAAGGCGGCGGCCGCGGCATTCGGCGCGAAGAAGGCGTCGATGGCGGATCCCGTGGCCGCGGAGCGGCGGACCGGCTATGTGCTCGGCGGCATCTCGCCGCTCGGCCAACGTCAGGTCTCCCCCACCGCGATCGACGAGTCTGCATTAGACCACGAGACGATTCTCGTCTCCGGCGGTCGTCGCGGCTTCGACATCGAGCTCGCCCCCGCCGACCTCGTCCGGCTCACGAGCGCTTCAGTCGTACAGTTGCGGTGTCACTGA
- a CDS encoding alpha/beta hydrolase family protein, with the protein MSPARKAPRQHGSEEALPRSFWALLGAGVGLGTASAVAASSSALAAYFARRIVTPERVRIEDQEVLAVQGTGAQRRIILKATPETVVDGDYSFFFDAGAGHARLGRLEDYVPGEGTVTRPVVTEYSGDLDRAVRGRWSGVVYSSPADLGYDFEDVLIETELGVAPAWLVPAPNGATTTWAIMVHGRGATRQESLRGLIPARQLGFTSLVVSYRNDGDAPATADGRYGLGMTEWRDVEAAIGYALEHGASDIVLFGWSMGGAISLAAADLSSLRQYIRALVLDAPVVDWVDVLAHQAQKNRIPRGVGRLGQFLLAHPWGRRITGLAAPVDFRAMDWVTRAVELRTPTLILHSVDDEFVPFGPSALLAGRNPEMVTLETFRKARHTKEWNVDPERWESSVVTWLTETLAPRLTPGQGRQLGQ; encoded by the coding sequence ATGTCCCCAGCACGGAAGGCGCCTCGGCAGCACGGGTCCGAAGAAGCCCTACCCCGCAGCTTCTGGGCTCTCCTCGGCGCCGGGGTCGGTCTGGGAACCGCCTCCGCGGTCGCGGCCTCCAGTTCCGCCCTTGCCGCCTACTTCGCTCGGCGCATCGTGACGCCGGAACGCGTGCGCATCGAGGACCAGGAGGTCCTTGCGGTCCAGGGAACCGGTGCCCAGCGACGGATCATCCTCAAGGCGACCCCTGAGACGGTGGTCGACGGCGACTACAGCTTCTTCTTCGACGCGGGCGCCGGTCACGCCCGACTTGGACGGCTTGAGGATTACGTCCCGGGCGAAGGGACGGTGACGCGGCCGGTCGTCACCGAGTACAGCGGCGATCTCGATCGGGCGGTCCGGGGGCGCTGGAGCGGCGTCGTCTACAGTTCGCCGGCAGATCTTGGCTACGACTTCGAGGACGTTCTCATCGAGACCGAACTCGGGGTCGCGCCAGCGTGGCTCGTGCCTGCGCCGAACGGTGCCACGACGACTTGGGCCATCATGGTCCACGGGCGCGGGGCCACGAGGCAGGAGTCCCTCCGCGGCCTCATCCCAGCCCGTCAGCTCGGGTTCACGAGCCTCGTCGTCTCCTACCGCAACGACGGGGACGCGCCCGCCACCGCGGACGGGCGGTACGGGCTCGGGATGACTGAGTGGCGCGACGTCGAGGCGGCCATCGGCTACGCGCTCGAGCACGGCGCAAGCGATATCGTCCTGTTCGGCTGGTCGATGGGCGGAGCGATCAGCCTCGCTGCAGCCGACCTCTCGTCGCTCCGCCAGTACATCAGAGCACTCGTGCTCGACGCGCCGGTCGTCGACTGGGTGGACGTCCTGGCCCACCAGGCACAGAAGAACAGGATCCCCCGCGGCGTCGGGCGCCTCGGACAGTTCCTCCTCGCGCACCCTTGGGGGCGGCGGATCACGGGACTCGCAGCGCCCGTGGACTTCCGCGCCATGGACTGGGTCACGCGCGCCGTCGAACTCCGGACTCCGACGCTCATCCTGCACAGCGTCGATGACGAATTCGTCCCGTTCGGCCCTTCAGCGCTACTTGCCGGGCGCAACCCGGAGATGGTGACGCTCGAGACGTTTCGGAAGGCACGCCACACGAAGGAATGGAACGTTGACCCGGAACGGTGGGAAAGCTCGGTCGTGACGTGGCTTACCGAGACCCTCGCCCCGAGGCTGACCCCCGGACAAGGGCGACAACTCGGTCAGTGA
- the msrB gene encoding peptide-methionine (R)-S-oxide reductase MsrB, whose translation MEASFEPSQAATRPADQNTVPASRTEAEWRERLTPEEYHVLREAGTERAFTGEYWDTHTKGSYRCRACGAELFTSREKFDSHCGWPSFWAPLANDAVVYLHDRKFGMDRVEVRCANCNSHLGHVFEGEGYDTPTDQRYCINSVSLTLVPDENE comes from the coding sequence ATGGAAGCTTCATTCGAGCCATCACAGGCAGCGACCCGCCCAGCAGATCAGAACACGGTTCCCGCGTCTCGGACCGAAGCGGAGTGGCGCGAGCGGCTCACGCCTGAGGAGTACCACGTGCTGCGGGAGGCCGGGACCGAGCGGGCGTTTACGGGTGAGTACTGGGACACGCACACGAAGGGCAGCTATCGGTGCCGCGCGTGCGGTGCGGAACTGTTCACGAGCCGCGAGAAGTTCGACTCCCACTGCGGGTGGCCGTCCTTCTGGGCACCGCTCGCGAATGACGCGGTCGTGTATCTCCACGACCGCAAGTTCGGCATGGACCGCGTCGAGGTCCGGTGTGCGAACTGCAACTCGCATCTGGGCCACGTGTTCGAAGGCGAGGGCTATGACACGCCGACCGACCAGCGCTACTGCATCAATTCGGTCTCGCTGACCCTCGTGCCTGACGAGAACGAATAG
- a CDS encoding DUF6421 family protein has protein sequence MERWSAAEDPAWLSLKSAAVSLQPLQARDGSIPEQSDHALASELVEQLVAGVEGLAPRFPHDAEYLHLAVADFRRWAASGFGVPDFLDSLVAFQPQLHRVDGLQHLVVFPMYTQNGSRDRLVEAVLVEVVWPDFVGELEAGAYSNRLFVPIRFLDFTPGYATNSAVLFPETVAMREVPTFTWGAIFADREAARFRRVLDAAAKVTNLELPADAAELVADQRLAQETFVMWDLIHDRTHMRGDLPFDPFMIKQRMPFFLYSLEELRCDLTAFRESVKIEHDESATPEARLHAKLVQYAVIFDRIFRFAITGSRVRNYDGLGGQLLFAWMHQHRVLHWTDTKLAIDWAEVPAVVSALGDAIDELYWRSIDRPKVAHWLAAYELVSGTVTPNPASVWAKGPDALPLAGTPREITDQVLDDEFPLSMFYEALEKKMRAVIESTAGITGETPLPGATA, from the coding sequence ATCGAAAGGTGGTCCGCCGCTGAGGATCCGGCTTGGCTCTCCCTCAAGTCGGCGGCAGTGAGCCTGCAGCCCCTTCAGGCTCGCGATGGCTCCATCCCGGAGCAGTCGGACCACGCCCTCGCCTCGGAGCTCGTCGAGCAGCTCGTCGCCGGCGTCGAAGGGCTCGCCCCACGGTTCCCGCATGATGCGGAGTACCTGCACCTCGCCGTCGCCGATTTCCGCCGCTGGGCCGCAAGTGGCTTCGGCGTCCCCGACTTCCTCGACTCGCTCGTTGCGTTCCAGCCGCAGCTGCACCGCGTGGACGGGCTGCAGCACCTCGTCGTCTTCCCGATGTACACGCAGAACGGGAGCCGCGACCGCCTCGTCGAGGCGGTCTTGGTCGAGGTGGTGTGGCCGGACTTCGTCGGAGAGCTCGAAGCCGGCGCCTACAGCAACAGGCTCTTCGTGCCGATCCGGTTCCTGGACTTCACGCCCGGCTATGCGACGAACTCCGCCGTCCTGTTCCCGGAAACCGTCGCAATGCGCGAGGTGCCGACCTTCACCTGGGGCGCGATCTTCGCCGATCGTGAGGCCGCGCGTTTCCGGCGCGTGCTCGACGCCGCTGCGAAGGTCACGAACCTCGAGCTGCCCGCGGACGCTGCCGAGCTCGTGGCGGATCAGAGGCTCGCGCAGGAGACCTTCGTCATGTGGGACCTCATCCACGACCGCACCCACATGCGCGGCGACCTCCCGTTCGACCCGTTCATGATCAAGCAGCGCATGCCGTTCTTCCTGTACTCGCTCGAAGAGCTGCGCTGCGACCTCACCGCGTTCCGCGAGTCTGTGAAGATCGAGCACGACGAGTCCGCGACGCCCGAGGCGCGCCTGCACGCCAAGCTGGTCCAGTACGCGGTGATCTTCGACCGCATCTTCCGCTTCGCGATCACGGGGAGCCGCGTCCGCAACTACGACGGCCTGGGCGGCCAGCTCCTCTTCGCCTGGATGCACCAGCACCGGGTGCTGCACTGGACGGACACCAAGCTCGCGATCGACTGGGCCGAGGTTCCCGCGGTCGTCAGCGCCCTGGGCGACGCGATCGATGAGCTGTACTGGCGTTCCATTGATCGCCCCAAGGTGGCACACTGGCTCGCAGCCTACGAGCTCGTCTCTGGCACGGTGACCCCGAATCCGGCCTCGGTGTGGGCCAAGGGCCCGGACGCCCTTCCCCTCGCCGGGACCCCTCGCGAGATCACCGACCAGGTGCTCGACGACGAGTTCCCCCTGTCGATGTTCTACGAGGCCTTGGAGAAGAAGATGCGCGCTGTCATCGAATCCACAGCCGGGATCACAGGCGAGACGCCCCTTCCCGGGGCTACGGCGTGA